A genomic window from Babylonia areolata isolate BAREFJ2019XMU chromosome 9, ASM4173473v1, whole genome shotgun sequence includes:
- the LOC143286114 gene encoding transmembrane protein 70 homolog, mitochondrial-like — MLTSRISLAFSCRRLHHLKLSSLSWPVLHREQFCSKAQDRNSACGKNTLLLTTGAPLLQTVLGESILPSTCSSGLLGSGSLSRTQSFSTSARLSAKELSEKGDIVYRGAISGMIKGVKVFSLSTSLIGICLQPMLLFSNQELPTGLKFAIGGMVNFFVFMNPFIIHYIAKKYVTELRWNRGTGVFTAVTWSFLLQRRELQFTAEDVHVPDVPGMFTFLEAKGTPLFFDPQAFEDNEAYIHLMGFDKPLDWELPQQREPSTKEDSQKR, encoded by the coding sequence ATGCTGACATCACGGATATCACTGGCTTTCAGCTGCAGGCGACTTCATCACTTGAAGTTGAGTTCCCTGTCCTGGCCTGTGCTGCACAGAGAACAGTTTTGCTCCAAGGCACAGGATAGGAACAGTGCTTGTGGCAAAAACACTTTACTTCTCACAACTGGTGCACCTCTCCTGCAGACTGTTCTTGGTGAGAGTATTTTGCCAAGCACATGCAGCAGTGGTTTGCTTGGTTCAGGTAGTCTCTCCAGGACACAGAGTTTCTCCACATCAGCACGTCTTTCTGCCAAAGAACTGAGTGAGAAGGGGGATATTGTGTACAGAGGAGCCATATCGGGGATGATTAAAGGAGTGAAGGTCTTCTCTCTGTCCACCAGTTTGATAGGAATCTGTCTGCAGCCGATGTTGCTGTTCAGTAACCAGGAGCTTCCCACCGGGCTGAAATTTGCCATTGGTGGCATGGTCAATTTCTTTGTCTTCATGAACCCATTCATTATCCACTACATTGCCAAGAAGTATGTGACGGAGCTGCGCTGGAACAGAGGCACTGGTGTTTTCACTGCGGTCACCTGGTCCTTTCTGTTGCAGCGAAGAGAACTTCAGTTCACTGCGGAAGACGTTCATGTACCCGATGTTCCAGGTATGTTCACTTTTCTCGAAGCCAAAGGGACTCCATTGTTTTTCGACCCTCAGGCATTCGAGGACAACGAAGCATACATTCACCTGATGGGGTTTGACAAACCATTGGACTGGGAGCTTCCACAGCAGAGAGAACCTTCAACAAAAGAAGACTCTCAGAAGAGATGA